The genomic DNA TGCTTTTTTGAGCAATTGATTACTTTAAAAGGACAAAACAGTGTAATGTTTTGGTTCTCCAATTTTGCAAACTGTTTTGCTCATTCTTCTCATATATTACAATTCCCATAGCAAATTAATTCCAAATCCACAATATTTTAAAGcatcggttttgttttgttttcgtccacctaataaaaagaaacttttccgcaaaatgaaacaaaaaaaaacaatccatcaTCCTCGCGATAATTCGATATGCACCGTGCGCTTTGTGTTTGTTATCTCTCATTGCGAATATTTTCGCTAATCTTCCTCACTGATAACTTGCGGACCCCTTCGAATCTGTGCAAAATGCATCGAACCGGTTTTGGGGTGCGCTCGTGTTGCGAAAAATAAATCACGATAAGAAACCAATTAAGATAAGACGAATTATTTAACAGAAAGGCAATCGAAAAATAATAATGCCACCTTTAACCAGCTTGTAGAACACCACCTGGCGTCTGTCCCTCTATCGAACCAATTCAAAACtatttttctgtcaaacgtCTGGGGAGAGCTGCTTGACGTAcggatcttttttttcctttgacCCGATCAGAAGTTCCATTTTTCGCAGCGAGTGTGTGTCGGACATAGATTCTGTGTCTCTcaaagttttttcttctgcgcgaaaacccgaaaaataaaatctttccAAGATGCAGGGACTGACGATGGCCAGTTTGAAGAAGAACCCAGCGGTATGTATGCAGGGCGTAATGCGCACAAAGCCCGATTTCCAAGCCATTTTGTCCATTTTGTGTGGTTACGTCACAGTATTGTTGTTGGAAGGGCCCTAGGTGGAGAAAAATCGACCCATCCTTCGAGTCACTTGTGCAGCTAAGCTCTAACATATTCCGTTTTCCCCTCGTTTTTTTCATCATCCACAGCTGATCCCGCTGTACGTCTGTATTGCGATGGGCTCGGCTGGAGCCGTCTTCTACACCCTGCGCCTGGCTCTGCGTAGCCCCGAAGTCACCTGGAGCCGCAAGAACAACCCGGAGCCGTGGGAGGAATACAGAACCAA from Anopheles stephensi strain Indian chromosome 2, UCI_ANSTEP_V1.0, whole genome shotgun sequence includes the following:
- the LOC118502751 gene encoding cytochrome c oxidase subunit NDUFA4; this translates as MQGLTMASLKKNPALIPLYVCIAMGSAGAVFYTLRLALRSPEVTWSRKNNPEPWEEYRTKQHKFYSPVRDYSNISSPAPKYSE